In a genomic window of Occallatibacter riparius:
- a CDS encoding aldo/keto reductase yields the protein MEYRLLPGTGLKVSALSFGAATFGGTNEFFAAWGKTEVDEARRLVDLCIDAGINLFDTANGYSDGRSEEVLAAALKGRRDQVLISTKAFFPTGSGPNDMGSSRFHLRRAVEDSLRRLDTDYIDIFHLHGFDALTPIEEVQQTLDTLIREGKIRYSACSNFTGWQLMKSLAVADKHGWPRFAAHQVYYSLVGRDYEWELMPLGVEERIGALVWSPLGWGRLTGKIRRGQPAPEQSRLPKTAAIGPPVSDEHVYNVVDALDAIAAETGKTVPQVALNWLLQRPTISSVILGARNEEQLKQNLAAVGWNLTAEQVAKLDTASALTPVYPYWWQRNFTERNPTVV from the coding sequence ATGGAATATCGACTGCTTCCCGGAACCGGGCTTAAGGTGTCCGCGCTCAGCTTCGGTGCCGCCACATTTGGCGGCACCAACGAGTTCTTCGCCGCATGGGGCAAAACCGAAGTGGACGAGGCGCGGCGCCTCGTCGATCTATGCATCGATGCCGGCATCAATCTTTTCGACACCGCCAATGGTTACTCCGATGGCCGTAGCGAAGAGGTCCTGGCGGCCGCCCTCAAGGGTCGCCGCGACCAAGTCCTGATCTCCACCAAGGCATTCTTCCCCACGGGGTCCGGGCCCAACGACATGGGCTCCTCGCGTTTCCACCTGCGTCGCGCCGTGGAGGACTCACTCCGGCGGCTCGACACCGACTACATCGACATCTTCCATCTACACGGATTCGACGCGCTCACGCCGATCGAAGAGGTGCAGCAGACGCTCGATACGCTGATCCGCGAAGGCAAAATCCGCTACAGCGCCTGCTCGAACTTCACCGGCTGGCAGTTGATGAAGTCCCTCGCAGTGGCCGACAAGCACGGATGGCCGCGCTTTGCGGCGCACCAGGTCTACTACTCGCTGGTGGGGCGCGACTACGAGTGGGAGCTGATGCCGCTGGGCGTGGAAGAACGCATTGGCGCCCTGGTCTGGAGTCCCCTCGGTTGGGGACGCCTTACCGGCAAAATCCGCCGCGGGCAGCCTGCGCCCGAGCAGAGTCGCCTGCCCAAGACCGCCGCTATCGGACCGCCGGTGAGCGACGAGCACGTCTACAACGTCGTCGACGCTCTCGACGCCATTGCCGCGGAGACCGGCAAGACCGTGCCACAGGTCGCGCTGAACTGGTTGCTGCAGCGGCCGACCATTTCATCTGTGATCCTCGGCGCGCGCAACGAGGAGCAACTCAAGCAAAACCTCGCTGCCGTCGGCTGGAACCTGACCGCTGAGCAGGTCGCAAAGCTCGATACAGCCAGCGCCCTCACGCCCGTGTATCCCTATTGGTGGCAGCGCAACTTCACCGAGCGCAACCCGACGGTCGTGTAA
- the hisS gene encoding histidine--tRNA ligase — MSTLKAVRGTRDLLPPETALWNRIEATARRVFERYNFGEIRTPVFEDTALFARGVGEETDIVSKEMYTWEDRARAASEKTQSLTLRPENTAGVVRAYIEHKLGETGQLQKLYYIGPQFRRERPQKGRYRQFSQIGAEVIGPPSAGSESPLRDAEVLEMLATLLDELGITGWTLHLNSVGSSADRARYNEVLRAALADVAPKMCGDCQRRAVTNPLRVLDCKVPEDQPIIEALPKIDSVLGEDSKAHFAAVLAALDTAGVPYERNLRLVRGLDYYTRTTFEFTHGGLGAQNALLGGGRYDGLSEAIGGPKAPGIGFAMGEDRLVLTLQAIEEAKAVKGDAYIAPLGESMNPAALKLARELRREGLKVELGDGSFRLKKSFEAADKVARRIVILGEDELASGILTVKEFASGTQTKVPRAELVDVLSK; from the coding sequence ATGTCGACATTGAAAGCTGTGCGCGGAACCCGCGACCTTTTGCCGCCCGAAACCGCGCTCTGGAATCGCATTGAAGCGACTGCCCGCCGAGTTTTCGAGCGGTACAACTTCGGCGAGATCCGCACCCCAGTCTTCGAAGACACGGCGCTGTTTGCCCGCGGCGTGGGCGAGGAAACCGACATTGTCTCCAAGGAGATGTACACCTGGGAGGACCGTGCCCGCGCGGCCAGCGAAAAGACGCAGTCTCTCACGCTGCGCCCCGAAAACACCGCCGGCGTGGTCCGCGCATACATTGAGCACAAGCTGGGTGAGACGGGCCAGTTGCAGAAGCTCTATTACATTGGGCCGCAGTTCCGGCGCGAGCGGCCGCAGAAGGGACGCTACCGCCAGTTCTCGCAGATTGGCGCCGAGGTCATCGGGCCGCCATCGGCAGGCAGCGAGTCGCCCCTGCGGGATGCCGAAGTGCTGGAGATGCTGGCCACGCTGCTCGATGAATTGGGCATCACCGGCTGGACGCTGCACCTGAACTCCGTCGGTTCCTCGGCGGACCGCGCGCGCTACAACGAGGTGCTTCGTGCGGCATTGGCGGACGTAGCGCCGAAGATGTGCGGGGATTGCCAAAGGCGTGCTGTCACAAATCCACTGCGCGTGCTTGACTGCAAGGTGCCCGAGGATCAGCCGATTATCGAGGCGCTGCCCAAGATCGACTCGGTTCTGGGTGAGGACTCAAAGGCGCATTTCGCCGCGGTTCTGGCCGCACTGGATACCGCTGGCGTGCCGTATGAGCGCAATCTGCGTTTGGTGCGCGGGCTCGACTACTACACGCGAACCACGTTTGAGTTCACCCACGGCGGCCTGGGCGCGCAGAATGCGCTGCTCGGCGGTGGGCGTTACGACGGCCTCAGCGAAGCGATCGGCGGGCCTAAGGCGCCGGGCATCGGCTTCGCCATGGGCGAGGACCGCCTGGTGCTGACCTTGCAGGCCATCGAAGAGGCCAAGGCCGTCAAGGGAGACGCCTACATCGCTCCGCTGGGTGAGTCGATGAATCCCGCGGCCCTGAAGCTGGCGCGCGAACTCCGCCGTGAAGGCCTTAAGGTCGAGCTCGGCGACGGCAGCTTCAGGCTGAAGAAATCGTTTGAAGCGGCCGATAAGGTGGCGCGCAGAATCGTCATCCTGGGTGAGGATGAGCTCGCGTCCGGTATCCTGACAGTGAAGGAGTTTGCCTCCGGAACCCAGACCAAAGTTCCGCGCGCGGAGCTGGTTGACGTTCTGTCGAAGTGA
- the aspS gene encoding aspartate--tRNA ligase: MCGELRAADAGKPVVVMGWVNRRRDHGNLIFLDLRDRSGICQVVLDKELTPEGHAKGEAVRPEYVVAAVGKVRLRSADAINPKMETGEIEIEATELRVLNDTRLAPFSPADDAIQNEEVRLKYRYVDLRRLEMQRNFRLRHDITRAIRESMSSQGFLEVETPILCKSTPEGARDFLVPSRVHPGEFYALPQSPQIFKQILMISGFDRYFQIARCFRDEDLRADRQLEFTQVDLEMSFPRQEHVFAVVENFLSAAFAAAGVALPTPFPKITYDESMQRFGSDKPDMRLPEMADVRAAFTDEVLDKLKIDPALPVVAFRIPSVGELSRKEREDNWPMFDKNKGAKFIDDFKRLSRDLPETAAKVRELAGASEADFVIIVAGDPAHHIKASDTKFEGRLSEREINVYAAAGNFRTELAKKYADRHKAFEVTEEVVRSADPQKSKSTGKLVDGSKAFHPMWIVDFPMFEYDVATGHWVPAHHPFTAPHEHDMPNLESDPASVRANCYDLAMNGLELGSGSIRIHRKDVQQVIFKSLGISEEEARQRFGFFLDALEYGTPPHGGIALGLDRIVMLLAGAANLREVITFPKTAKAIDLMADAPTTVTDQQMKELHLRVQLKS; this comes from the coding sequence ATGTGCGGCGAATTGCGCGCCGCGGATGCAGGTAAACCGGTCGTCGTCATGGGCTGGGTTAATCGCCGCCGCGACCATGGCAACCTCATCTTCCTCGATCTGCGCGACCGCTCCGGCATTTGCCAGGTGGTGCTCGACAAGGAGTTGACGCCGGAAGGGCATGCCAAGGGCGAAGCAGTCCGTCCCGAGTATGTGGTTGCCGCAGTCGGCAAGGTTCGCCTGCGCAGCGCTGACGCCATCAACCCCAAGATGGAAACAGGCGAGATCGAGATCGAAGCCACCGAGCTGCGCGTCCTCAACGACACGCGCCTCGCCCCGTTCTCGCCCGCTGACGACGCCATCCAGAACGAAGAGGTTCGGCTCAAGTATCGCTACGTCGACCTGCGCCGCCTGGAGATGCAGCGCAACTTCCGCCTGCGGCATGACATTACGCGCGCGATTCGGGAGAGCATGAGCTCGCAGGGATTCCTCGAAGTCGAAACGCCCATCCTCTGCAAGTCCACGCCTGAGGGCGCGCGCGATTTCCTTGTGCCCAGCCGCGTGCATCCGGGCGAGTTCTACGCGTTGCCGCAGTCGCCGCAGATCTTCAAGCAGATCCTGATGATCTCGGGTTTCGACCGTTACTTCCAGATCGCACGTTGCTTTCGCGATGAAGATCTCCGTGCGGACCGCCAGCTTGAGTTCACGCAGGTCGATCTCGAAATGAGCTTCCCGCGCCAGGAGCACGTCTTCGCGGTGGTCGAGAACTTCCTGTCCGCGGCATTCGCGGCTGCCGGAGTAGCACTGCCAACGCCCTTCCCCAAGATCACCTACGACGAATCGATGCAGCGCTTCGGGTCAGACAAGCCGGACATGCGTCTGCCCGAGATGGCCGACGTGCGCGCAGCGTTCACGGACGAGGTGCTGGATAAGTTAAAGATCGATCCGGCACTGCCGGTGGTGGCGTTCCGCATTCCCAGCGTCGGCGAACTGAGCCGCAAGGAGCGCGAAGACAACTGGCCCATGTTCGACAAGAACAAGGGCGCCAAGTTCATCGACGATTTTAAGCGGCTGTCGAGAGATTTGCCCGAGACCGCCGCGAAGGTGCGCGAGCTTGCCGGCGCGTCTGAGGCCGACTTCGTCATCATTGTGGCCGGCGATCCGGCGCACCACATCAAGGCCAGCGACACCAAGTTCGAAGGCCGCTTGAGCGAGCGGGAGATCAACGTCTATGCCGCAGCCGGCAATTTCCGCACCGAGCTCGCCAAGAAGTATGCTGACCGCCATAAGGCGTTTGAAGTCACAGAAGAAGTCGTGCGTAGCGCCGATCCCCAAAAATCGAAATCGACCGGAAAGCTCGTTGACGGATCCAAGGCGTTCCATCCAATGTGGATCGTCGACTTCCCCATGTTCGAGTACGACGTGGCTACCGGGCACTGGGTGCCAGCGCACCATCCGTTCACCGCGCCGCACGAGCACGACATGCCGAACCTCGAAAGCGATCCGGCCAGTGTGCGCGCCAACTGCTATGACCTTGCGATGAATGGGCTCGAACTCGGCTCCGGCTCCATCCGTATCCATCGCAAAGACGTGCAGCAGGTCATCTTTAAATCGCTCGGCATCAGCGAAGAGGAAGCTCGTCAGCGGTTCGGCTTCTTCCTCGACGCGCTTGAGTATGGCACGCCTCCGCATGGCGGCATTGCGCTGGGGCTCGACCGCATCGTGATGCTACTGGCCGGCGCAGCGAATCTCCGCGAAGTAATCACGTTCCCGAAGACCGCGAAGGCCATCGACTTGATGGCCGACGCGCCAACGACGGTGACCGACCAGCAGATGAAGGAACTGCACCTGCGCGTGCAGTTGAAGAGCTAG
- a CDS encoding DUF2252 domain-containing protein has translation MHWTAPEDRRKLGQARRKQVGRQAHCTLNCKSRRTSAWQLLQHAAKGRVPKLVKLKWELMAESPLGYFRGAVPVMAADLAVLPNTGILTQICGDAHIRNVGAFAAPDGRLVFDINDFDETICGPFEWDLKRMAASLVLAGRAAGQKKSSGRDAAIQCITHYAALMRILAKMPALEMSRFQVHRIGTLQPIHTALLKAERATPLHTLEVLTEPARDETDAPRRFKEEPLHLWRITGRERDEVLAALGPYRAMLEPQRQHLLSLYRPMDVAFKVVGTGSVGLRDYCVYFEGNGPGDPLFLQIKEEPASGYAAYLPDAHPPHQNGQRVAEGQRSMQVQSDPFLGWTHMGARDYLVRQLNDHKSSVELEDLAGDGLAAFAQVCGELLARSHARAGDPLAISGYLGGGAGFAEALAEFGEAYADQTEKDWQELRHATGHTNSPSRAAARKKSPQAK, from the coding sequence ATGCACTGGACCGCTCCTGAAGATCGCCGCAAGCTGGGCCAGGCCCGCCGTAAGCAGGTTGGCCGTCAGGCACACTGCACCCTCAACTGCAAATCGCGCCGCACGTCGGCCTGGCAGCTTCTTCAGCACGCAGCCAAGGGACGCGTTCCCAAGCTAGTCAAGCTGAAGTGGGAACTCATGGCGGAGTCGCCGCTGGGCTACTTTCGTGGCGCGGTGCCCGTGATGGCGGCCGATCTCGCCGTGCTGCCCAACACCGGTATCCTCACGCAGATCTGCGGCGACGCCCACATCCGCAACGTCGGGGCCTTTGCCGCGCCCGACGGACGCCTGGTCTTCGACATCAACGACTTCGATGAAACCATCTGCGGCCCGTTTGAGTGGGACCTGAAGCGCATGGCCGCCTCGCTCGTCCTTGCCGGCCGTGCCGCCGGCCAGAAGAAGAGCTCCGGACGCGATGCTGCGATCCAGTGCATCACGCATTATGCCGCGCTTATGCGCATTCTTGCAAAGATGCCGGCGCTCGAAATGAGCCGCTTCCAGGTGCATCGCATCGGCACCCTGCAGCCCATTCACACTGCCCTGTTGAAAGCAGAGCGCGCCACGCCCCTGCATACACTTGAGGTGCTTACCGAGCCCGCGCGTGACGAAACCGATGCACCGCGCCGCTTCAAAGAAGAGCCCCTCCACTTATGGCGCATCACCGGCCGCGAGAGGGACGAGGTGCTTGCTGCGCTCGGACCTTATCGCGCCATGCTCGAGCCGCAGAGGCAGCATCTGCTCTCGCTGTATCGCCCCATGGACGTCGCGTTCAAGGTTGTCGGCACCGGCTCCGTGGGCCTGCGCGACTACTGCGTTTACTTCGAGGGCAACGGACCCGGCGATCCGTTGTTCCTGCAGATCAAAGAGGAGCCCGCCTCCGGCTACGCGGCGTATCTCCCTGATGCGCATCCGCCACACCAGAATGGTCAGCGCGTGGCCGAGGGACAGCGTTCGATGCAAGTGCAGTCGGATCCATTCCTCGGGTGGACCCACATGGGCGCGCGCGACTACCTTGTCCGGCAGCTCAACGACCATAAATCCTCCGTAGAACTGGAAGATCTTGCGGGCGACGGCCTGGCTGCCTTTGCGCAGGTCTGCGGTGAACTGCTTGCCCGCAGCCACGCGCGCGCTGGAGACCCTTTGGCTATCTCCGGTTACCTTGGCGGCGGTGCGGGATTCGCAGAGGCGCTGGCGGAGTTCGGTGAAGCCTACGCAGACCAGACCGAGAAGGATTGGCAGGAACTGCGTCACGCCACGGGCCATACCAATAGCCCTTCACGCGCGGCGGCGCGGAAAAAATCCCCGCAAGCAAAATAG
- the glpK gene encoding glycerol kinase GlpK: MSYVLALDQGTTSSRAILFDQAGNIAAVAQKEFQQFYPQAGWVEHDPMEILTSQMTCAVEVLGKVGARPRDVAAIGITNQRETVIVWERETGHPIHPAIVWQDRRTAGFCSELEQSGAGDNISNRSGLVIDPYFSATKIRWILDNVPGARARAERGELAFGTVDSWLVWHLTSGHRHVTDVTNASRTLLFNVVEGRWDPELLRIFGIPESMLPDVAWSSERVGEVTTTLGLGGISIAGIAGDQQAALFGQLCWNPGDAKNTYGTGCFLLQNIGTNFMRSKYKLITTIAASAQHRLEYAFEGSVFIGGAVVQWLRDNLRIIGSSAEVGALAAGEKDAGGLIFVPAFVGLGAPHWDPHASGLLIGLRRDTRPGHIARAALESIAFQVADVLEAMDSETPQPLAALRVDGGAAVNDLLMQFQADVLGVPVVRPQVTETTALGAAYLAGLAVGFWHSPEDLRSSRKADTRFEPKMDRAEATRLRARWHQAVERSKNWAE, translated from the coding sequence ATGTCCTACGTTCTTGCTCTCGATCAGGGCACCACCAGCTCTCGCGCCATCCTCTTCGACCAGGCTGGGAACATCGCAGCCGTTGCGCAAAAGGAATTTCAGCAGTTCTATCCGCAGGCGGGCTGGGTGGAGCACGATCCCATGGAGATCCTCACCAGCCAGATGACTTGTGCCGTCGAAGTACTGGGCAAAGTCGGCGCACGCCCGCGTGACGTAGCCGCGATCGGCATCACCAACCAACGCGAGACTGTCATCGTATGGGAGCGCGAAACCGGCCACCCTATCCATCCCGCTATCGTGTGGCAGGACCGCCGGACGGCGGGTTTCTGCAGTGAACTCGAGCAGAGCGGCGCCGGTGACAACATCTCCAACCGCAGCGGCCTGGTCATCGATCCCTATTTCTCCGCGACCAAAATCCGCTGGATACTCGATAACGTCCCCGGCGCGCGCGCGCGTGCGGAGCGCGGCGAGTTAGCCTTCGGCACGGTTGACTCGTGGCTCGTGTGGCATCTGACCAGCGGACACCGCCACGTGACAGACGTGACCAACGCCTCGCGTACGCTCCTGTTCAATGTGGTCGAGGGCCGCTGGGATCCCGAGTTGCTCCGCATCTTCGGCATCCCTGAAAGCATGCTGCCTGATGTAGCGTGGTCGAGCGAGCGCGTGGGCGAGGTGACGACCACTCTCGGCCTTGGCGGCATTTCGATCGCGGGAATTGCGGGCGATCAGCAGGCCGCGCTCTTCGGCCAGCTCTGCTGGAATCCGGGCGACGCCAAGAACACTTATGGCACCGGCTGCTTTCTTCTACAGAACATCGGCACGAATTTCATGCGCTCGAAGTACAAGCTCATTACCACAATCGCCGCCAGCGCGCAGCATCGGCTTGAGTACGCATTCGAAGGCTCCGTTTTCATTGGTGGCGCGGTAGTGCAGTGGCTTCGAGACAACCTGCGGATCATTGGGTCGTCCGCCGAAGTTGGCGCGCTTGCCGCCGGCGAGAAAGATGCGGGCGGACTCATCTTCGTTCCCGCATTCGTTGGACTGGGCGCGCCTCACTGGGATCCTCACGCGAGCGGGCTGCTCATCGGTCTTCGTCGTGACACGCGACCCGGCCACATTGCCCGCGCCGCTCTCGAGAGCATCGCCTTCCAGGTGGCCGACGTCCTCGAGGCAATGGACAGCGAGACGCCCCAACCGCTCGCGGCCCTGCGCGTGGACGGTGGCGCAGCCGTCAACGATCTGCTCATGCAGTTCCAGGCTGACGTGCTCGGCGTGCCCGTGGTCCGTCCGCAGGTCACCGAGACAACCGCGCTGGGAGCAGCTTATCTGGCAGGGCTTGCCGTCGGGTTCTGGCACAGCCCTGAGGATCTGCGCTCCAGCCGCAAGGCCGACACACGTTTTGAACCGAAGATGGATCGGGCTGAGGCTACTCGGCTGAGGGCGCGTTGGCATCAGGCCGTGGAGCGTTCCAAGAATTGGGCCGAATGA
- a CDS encoding UBP-type zinc finger domain-containing protein translates to MSSECSHVKDHVKPVHPHSRGCEECLKLGDTWVHLRMCLECGHVGCCDSSKNTHARKHFHSSHHPIIQSAERGEDWRWCYVDEVYL, encoded by the coding sequence ATGTCATCAGAATGCAGCCACGTTAAGGACCATGTAAAACCTGTGCATCCTCATAGCCGCGGCTGCGAAGAGTGCCTCAAGCTCGGCGATACATGGGTCCATCTTCGGATGTGCCTTGAGTGCGGTCACGTCGGTTGTTGCGATTCGTCGAAGAACACGCACGCGCGCAAGCACTTCCACTCCAGCCACCACCCCATCATCCAGTCCGCTGAGCGCGGCGAAGACTGGCGCTGGTGCTACGTCGACGAAGTGTATCTCTAG
- a CDS encoding S1 RNA-binding domain-containing protein, translated as MTENTNPETEAPESTSAPITEPAAESLSEPAAEPTTGEALATAPSYEVVNTPVLAGEAAPADEPMEDFGALLADYEKSHKRKSEAGPTLQGTVVSITPEQVFLDIGYKIEGVLPRAAFEKNADGVQRGDMFPVSITGRNEEGYYQLSRFKVAQPKDWSALQAAFDQKLAVSGTVTEVVKGGARVDVGVRAFMPASRSGTRDAAELETLVGQQITCRITKLDVADEDVVVDRRVVLEEQALAAAGERFGTLKEGDVVSGTVRTLMPYGAFIDLGGIDGLLHVSDIAWTRISKPEDVLSVGDKLDVKILKIDPNTKKLSLGLKQLQQEPWETVPQRYQAGQRVSGTVTRVQDFGAFVEIEPGVEGLIHVSEMSWGKKVRIASDILKPGERVDAVILNIKPEEKRISLGLKQTLTDPWTEVAAKFPVGSQVQGPVTKLMAFGAFVQIAEGVEGMVHISEIVADRRLNHPSDALRVGQTVQAQVLAIDTGKRQIKLSMKQLIPTSIDEYIAEHKVGDKVSGRVVAVAPATVELGEGIIASCRATAPAAPAAGATSASAAQGKADLSSLSSMLSARWKGAAPAPDAKPQPLEAGQVRSFKITKLDAASKQIEVELA; from the coding sequence ATGACCGAGAATACAAATCCGGAAACCGAAGCCCCCGAGTCCACCTCCGCGCCCATCACGGAGCCCGCCGCTGAGTCTCTAAGCGAACCCGCGGCAGAGCCCACGACGGGCGAGGCCCTCGCGACCGCGCCATCCTATGAAGTTGTGAATACACCCGTGCTGGCAGGCGAAGCCGCACCAGCTGATGAGCCGATGGAAGATTTTGGCGCCCTGCTGGCGGACTACGAGAAGTCGCACAAGCGGAAGAGCGAGGCTGGGCCGACGCTGCAGGGAACTGTGGTGTCGATTACGCCGGAGCAGGTGTTTCTCGATATCGGATACAAGATCGAGGGCGTGCTGCCGCGGGCGGCATTTGAGAAGAACGCGGACGGCGTTCAGCGCGGGGACATGTTCCCGGTTTCGATCACCGGCCGCAACGAAGAGGGCTATTACCAACTTTCGCGCTTCAAGGTGGCGCAGCCCAAAGACTGGTCCGCGCTGCAGGCCGCCTTCGACCAGAAACTCGCCGTGTCGGGAACCGTGACGGAAGTGGTGAAGGGGGGAGCGCGCGTGGACGTCGGTGTGCGCGCCTTTATGCCCGCCAGCCGCAGCGGCACGCGCGATGCCGCGGAACTTGAAACCCTTGTTGGGCAGCAGATCACATGCCGCATCACCAAGCTCGATGTGGCCGACGAAGACGTTGTGGTGGATCGCCGTGTGGTGCTTGAAGAGCAGGCGCTCGCAGCCGCGGGCGAGCGATTCGGCACGCTGAAGGAGGGCGACGTTGTTTCGGGCACGGTGCGGACGCTGATGCCCTATGGCGCATTCATCGACCTCGGCGGCATTGATGGCTTGCTGCATGTTTCCGACATCGCGTGGACCCGCATCTCCAAGCCCGAAGACGTGTTGAGCGTTGGCGACAAGCTGGACGTGAAGATTCTCAAAATCGATCCGAACACGAAGAAGCTTTCGCTCGGCCTGAAGCAGTTGCAGCAGGAGCCCTGGGAGACGGTGCCACAGCGCTACCAGGCCGGGCAGCGCGTGAGCGGCACGGTGACGCGCGTGCAGGATTTCGGCGCATTCGTGGAGATCGAGCCGGGAGTCGAAGGCCTCATTCACGTTTCGGAGATGTCGTGGGGCAAGAAGGTGCGCATCGCATCCGACATCCTCAAGCCGGGGGAGCGCGTGGATGCGGTCATCCTCAACATCAAGCCGGAAGAGAAGCGGATTTCGCTAGGCCTGAAACAGACGCTCACCGATCCCTGGACCGAAGTGGCGGCCAAGTTCCCCGTGGGTTCACAGGTGCAGGGCCCGGTAACGAAGCTGATGGCGTTCGGCGCGTTTGTGCAGATAGCCGAAGGCGTCGAAGGCATGGTCCACATCAGCGAGATCGTTGCTGACCGACGGCTGAATCATCCTTCAGACGCGTTGCGCGTAGGACAGACGGTGCAGGCGCAGGTGCTGGCCATCGACACGGGCAAGCGGCAGATCAAGCTAAGCATGAAACAGCTTATTCCGACATCGATCGACGAGTACATCGCTGAGCACAAGGTGGGCGATAAGGTGTCAGGCCGCGTCGTGGCGGTTGCGCCGGCGACGGTTGAACTGGGCGAAGGCATTATTGCGTCGTGCCGTGCGACGGCGCCCGCGGCTCCGGCCGCCGGAGCGACGTCCGCGAGTGCGGCGCAGGGCAAGGCCGATCTCTCATCGCTGTCGTCGATGTTGTCAGCACGCTGGAAGGGAGCTGCTCCAGCACCCGATGCGAAGCCGCAGCCGCTCGAGGCGGGGCAGGTGCGCAGCTTCAAAATCACGAAGCTCGACGCGGCAAGCAAACAGATCGAGGTGGAGCTGGCCTAG
- a CDS encoding PP2C family protein-serine/threonine phosphatase: MRTLRLPNHSPWKNVPPRNIVIFLLAVFFVFASLGFVTDVMNMGRQPLGRFWLSVLLSGLFAVGYATGGIALRQKFWMAVLPLFAAQFLIMALLNKQMPDSRQPTQYGPAETQRLHARLALDGNGVVVCVILGYIGFLTVSISEGRRHARLRGEKAALDSEMAAAREIQRAMVPEELPPTPGYELECVYRPAAQVGGDFFQVIPLRSGSSLVIVGDVSGKGLSAAMIVSMVVGALNTITSFTEDPAAILAELNRRVWGRAQGGFVTCLVVRLDAEGQLTVANAGHLPPYRNGVEIAMAGSLPLGVNATASYEQVHISLRRGENLFLLTDGVVEAQNEAAELLGFSRVEKLLRDGITAADLAGAAQHHGQADDITVVSLQCTAAARVVA, encoded by the coding sequence GTGAGGACATTGCGCCTGCCCAACCACAGCCCGTGGAAGAATGTGCCGCCGAGGAACATCGTCATCTTTCTGCTGGCTGTGTTCTTTGTGTTCGCGAGCCTGGGGTTTGTCACGGATGTGATGAACATGGGGCGGCAGCCGCTGGGGCGGTTCTGGTTGTCGGTGTTGCTCTCCGGACTGTTCGCAGTGGGCTACGCAACGGGCGGGATTGCGCTTCGCCAAAAATTCTGGATGGCAGTGCTTCCGCTGTTCGCGGCGCAGTTTTTGATCATGGCCCTGCTGAACAAGCAAATGCCCGATTCGCGGCAGCCTACGCAGTACGGTCCAGCAGAAACGCAACGGCTGCATGCACGGCTGGCGCTCGATGGCAACGGCGTAGTCGTGTGCGTGATCCTGGGGTACATCGGCTTTCTGACGGTATCGATCAGCGAAGGCAGGAGGCACGCGCGTCTGCGGGGCGAAAAAGCCGCGCTCGACAGCGAGATGGCCGCCGCGCGAGAGATTCAACGGGCGATGGTTCCGGAGGAGCTGCCGCCCACACCCGGATACGAACTGGAGTGCGTCTACAGGCCGGCAGCGCAGGTGGGCGGCGATTTCTTCCAGGTGATTCCGCTGCGGAGCGGAAGCTCGCTTGTGATTGTGGGAGACGTGAGCGGCAAGGGGCTTAGCGCGGCCATGATTGTGTCGATGGTAGTGGGTGCGCTGAACACCATCACCAGCTTCACTGAGGATCCCGCCGCCATTCTGGCGGAACTGAATCGCCGAGTTTGGGGGCGGGCTCAGGGCGGGTTTGTGACGTGCCTGGTGGTCCGGCTCGACGCCGAGGGTCAACTAACGGTGGCCAATGCGGGACATCTTCCACCGTATAGAAATGGCGTGGAGATTGCGATGGCAGGCTCACTGCCGCTCGGAGTCAACGCAACAGCTTCGTACGAGCAGGTTCACATCTCGCTGCGCAGAGGGGAAAACCTGTTTCTTCTGACAGACGGCGTGGTGGAGGCGCAGAACGAGGCGGCGGAGCTTTTGGGGTTTTCGCGCGTGGAGAAGCTGCTGCGCGACGGAATCACAGCAGCAGATCTGGCCGGAGCAGCGCAGCATCATGGTCAGGCCGACGACATTACGGTGGTGTCCCTGCAATGCACGGCGGCCGCGCGCGTTGTGGCCTGA